From the genome of Lotus japonicus ecotype B-129 chromosome 6, LjGifu_v1.2, one region includes:
- the LOC130723418 gene encoding tonoplast dicarboxylate transporter-like — MAGEKTSSAAPDDNLKAPLLPLREPIQQTPCTFKSNMLTLKNFCIILGPLLSLIICFLVKLENAPATSKKMLGVIAWVFTWWITEAVPLPVTSMCPLFLFPLFGICSADKVAHSYMDDVITLVLGSFILALAVERYNVHRRLALNVTLLFCGDPLNPAMLLLGLCATAFFVSMWLHNVAAAVMMMPVATGILHRLPPAEEQSEVVNKFSRAVILTVVYATPIGGISTLTGTGVNLILIGMWKSLVPEGKPISFNTWFFFGFPAAVLLLICFWFILCLLYVRKGSRVALSDYMDKAHLKADLEALGPMAFAEKMVLSVFGLLIILWMTRRISDDLPGWGALFHGLVGDGSISVLAAVLLFIIPNMKQKGEKLMDWNECKRLPWNLILLLGAGFALADGVQSSGLADVLSRALDFLQNVPYLAIVPVVTLLCSIITEFITSNDATATLLVPLLYHIAKTLHVHPLLLMIPGGISTEFAFWLPTSTPSNVVGFATGHIEIKDMLKVGVPLKLAGIAVLSLLMPSLGAIVFGTNDGTQ; from the exons ATGGCCGGAGAAAAAACTTCGTCAGCCGCTCCCGATGACAACCTGAAGGCGCCACTCCTCCCCCTCCGGGAACCAATCCAACAAACACCCTGCACCTTCAAATCCAATATGCTAACACTCAAAAATTTCTGCATCATTCTAGGCCCCTTGTTGTCCCTCATCATCTGCTTCTTAGTGAAGCTCGAGAATGCTCCGGCGACCAGCAAGAAAATGCTCGGCGTGATTGCTTGGGTTTTCACTTGGTGGATCACTGAGGCCGTTCCTCTTCCGGTCACCTCCATGTGTCCCCTGTTTCTGTTTCCCCTGTTTGGAATTTGCTCAGCTGATAAGGTAGCTCACTCTTACATGGATGATGTCATTACCTTGGTTTTGGGTAGTTTCATTCTCGCCCTCGCCGTTGAACGCTACAACGTTCACAGAAGATTGGCCTTGAAT GTAACCTTGCTATTTTGTGGCGATCCCCTGAATCCAGCGATGTTACTACTGGGGCTGTGCGCGACGGCGTTCTTCGTGAGCATGTGGCTACACAACGTGGCAGCGGCAGTGATGATGATGCCGGTGGCAACAGGGATCCTACATCGACTACCACCGGCGGAGGAGCAATCGGAAGTTGTAAACAAGTTCAGCAGGGCGGTGATTCTGACAGTGGTATACGCGACGCCGATAGGGGGAATAAGCACTCTAACAGGGACAGGTGTGAACCTGATACTGATCGGGATGTGGAAGAGCTTGGTTCCGGAGGGGAAGCCGATAAGCTTCAATACGTGGTTCTTCTTTGGGTTTCCGGCGGCGGTTCTGCTTCTGATATGCTTCTGGTTCATACTCTGTTTGCTGTATGTACGAAAAGGGTCGCGTGTGGCTTTGTCTGATTACATGGATAAAGCGCATTTGAAAGCGGACCTCGAAGCTCTTG GTCCAATGGCTTTTGCTGAGAAGATGGTGCTGTCTGTGTTCGGG TTGCTGATCATATTATGGATGACAAGAAGAATCTCAGATGACCTTCCTGGATGGGGAGCTTTATTCCATGGCCTTGTTGGTGATGGAAGTATCAGT GTTTTAGCAGCTGTCTTATTGTTCATAATCCCTAACATGAAGCAAAAGGGGGAGAAGCTAATGGACTGGAATGAATGCAAAAGGTTACCTTGGAACCTCATATTGCTTCTAGGAGCTGGATTTGCCTTAGCAGATGGAGTTCAATCTAGTGGCCTAGCAGATGTACTTTCAAGAGCCTTAGATTTCTTGCAAAATGTTCCATATTTGGCAATTGTTCCTGTTGTTACTCTTCTATGTAGCATTATTACTGAGTTCATCACATCCAATGATGCAACTGCAACCCTTCTTGTTCCACTTCTGTATCACATAGCCAAGACATTGCATGTGCATCCCCTGCTTCTTATGATCCCTGGAGGAATATCAACTGAGTTTGCATTCTGGCTTCCAACTTCAACACCATCAAATGTTGTTGGGTTTGCCACTGGACAcatagaaattaaagacatgctTAAAGTTGGTGTGCCACTTAAGCTTGCTGGGATTGCTGTGCTATCTCTTCTCATGCCATCACTGG GAGCAATTGTTTTTGGAACAAATGATGGCACTCAATAG